A single Pangasianodon hypophthalmus isolate fPanHyp1 chromosome 27, fPanHyp1.pri, whole genome shotgun sequence DNA region contains:
- the taf1 gene encoding LOW QUALITY PROTEIN: transcription initiation factor TFIID subunit 1 (The sequence of the model RefSeq protein was modified relative to this genomic sequence to represent the inferred CDS: deleted 3 bases in 2 codons) — translation MSDSDSEEDQDRPFHLTGFLFGNINEDGQLEDDSVLDTESKKHLAGLGSLGLSALITEITATEEDTEQSTDADGWVKSTEDAVDYSDISEVAEDETRKYKQAMSSMQLSHRTDDEDDYDADSEDIDAKLMPPPPPPSQPITAKKEDPPTQSSSVSDEGDGIILPSIIAPSSVGEKAEFSSSSDSESECDRPTPTGGVGLQSSLTLPLAGIMQKDTAKTLPQVTELFPEFRPGQVLRFLRLFGPGKNMPSVWRSARRKRKKKHKDTHLDTPTADGESQASEGGDEKKSGWDYEYAPPPPPEQCLSDDEISMMAPVECKSVSVVCEGEGVCELRPRVAEWRYGPAQLWYDMLGVPEDGAGFHYGLSLRQDSTDTPTDTHTDTHTDTLTDTHTDTHTDTRTDTHTETRTDTHTDTHSDTHSDARTDARTDTHTDALTETHTDTPGAEQSSEQDKQQSELEDELFLMVTQLQWEEDIIWNGEDVKHKGTKTQRASLAGWLPSSMTRNANAYNAQQGLSRSNSQLIPPTPPPIPKTPSITGSKRDKHSQEVSHEGDAPWYSIFPIDNEELVYGRWEDNIIWDDQNMDRLLCPPVLILDPNDENIILEIPSEKEERTSHSPSKENKKESSLKKSRILLGKTGVIKEEPQQNMSQPEVKDPWNLSNDEFYYPKQQGLRGTFGGNIIQHSIPALELRQPFFPTHMGPMKLRLFHRPSLKKYSFGALSQPGPHSVQPLLKHIKKKAKMREQERQASGGGDMFFMRTNQDLTGKDGDLILAEYSEEYPPLMLQVGMATKIKNYYKRKPGKDPGAPDCKYGETVYCHTSPFLGSLHPGQLLQAFENNLFRAPIYLHKMPETDFLILRTRQGYFIREVLDIFVVGQECPLYEVPGPNSKRANTHIRDFLQVFIYRLFWKSKDRPRRIRMEDIKKAFPSHSESSIRKRLKLCADFKRTGMDSNWWVLKPDFRLPTEEEIRAVVSPEQCCAYYSMLVAEQRLKDAGYGEKSFFAPEEENEEDFQMKIDDEVRTAPWNTTRAFIAAMKGKCLLEVTGVADPTGCGEGFSYVKVPNKPTQQKDEREPQPVKKTVTGTDADLRRLSLKNAKQLLRKFGVPEEEIKKLSRWEVIDVVRTMSTEQARSGETPMSKFARGSRFSVAEHQERYKEECQRIFDLQNKVLESTEVLSTDTDSSSAEDSDFEEMGKNIENMLQNKKTSSQLSREREEEERKELQRMLMCVASGLSTGSHKDDDASSVTSLNSSATGAALKIYRTFRDEDGKEYVRCETVRKPSVIDAYTRIRSTKDDDFIRKFALFDEQHREEMRKERRRIQEQLRRLKRNQEKDKFRGPPEKRPKKAKERPDLKLKCGACGAIGHMRTNKFCPLYYQTNAPPSNPVAMTEEQEEELEKTVIHNDNEELIKVEGTKIVLGKQLIESVIEVRRKSLVLKFPKQQLPPKKKRRVGSTVHCDYLNRPHKSIHRRRTDPMVTLSSVLESIINDMRDHPNTYPFHTPVNGKLVKDYYKIITRPMDLQTLRENVRKRLYPSREEFRESVELIVKNSATYNGAKHPLTQVAQSMLDLCDEKLKEKEERLVRLEKAINPLLDDDDQVAFSFILDNIVTQKMMAVPESWPFHHPVNKKFVPDYYKVIMNPMDLENLRKNISKHKYQNREIFLADVNLIHTNSVKYNGPDSSYTKTALEIVNVCKQTLAEYDEHLTQLEKDICTAKEAALDAADLESLDPLTPGPYTPQPDVCVTLQGDVSLLAEATLVPPAPQKRGGQGRGRGRMGEEESDVDIEGFEDDDDGKPKTPAPAEEGDLDDEDEDDDEMLLPGRGHLEDEEEEDDEGSSRPVQSSVLYQDLLMSEGEDECSDEEGDNPFSSIHLSESGSDSDREVGHQESTRMGMEHEESMMSYEGEGPDEDTHMEDSIVSYGSYDDGDSRHQGRGFSPEGEGHEQGEGPGDGVSDEEEEEEEDESEERRRGPSVLTRVQLSEDEEDSEDFQSIGGDSDMDSDN, via the exons ATGTCGGACTCGGACAGTGAGGAGGATCAGGACCGTCCCTTCCACCTGACCGGCTTCCTGTTCGGAAACATCAACGAGGATGGACAGCTGGAGGACGACAGCGTTCTGGACACG gAGAGTAAGAAGCACTTGGCAGGTCTGGGCTCTCTTGGTCTGAGCGCGCTCATTACTGAGATCACCGCCACTGAGGAGGACACCGAGCAGAGCACTGACGCAGACg gctgggTGAAGAGCACTGAGGATGCAGTGGATTATTCAGACATCAGTGAAGTCGCTGAGGATGAAACCCGAAAATACAAACAAGCCATGAGTAGCATGCAGCTGTCACACAgaacag atgatgaggatgattaTGATGCTGACTCTGAGGACATCGACGCTAAGCTCATGCCTCCACCCCCGCCACCaagccagccaatcacagctAAGAAAGAAGACCCGCCCACTCAGAGCTCCAgtg taaGTGATGAAGGGGATGGTATTATTCTTCCCTCCATCATCGCTCCCTCCTCCGTCGGGGAGAAGGCGGAGTTCAGCAGCTCCTCAGACAGCGAGAGTGAATGTGATAGGCCGACGCCCACTGGAGGGGTGGGGCTTCAGTCCAGCCTCACACTCCCATTGGCTGGAATCATGCAGAAGGACACGGCTAAAACTCTGCCTCAAGTAACCGAGCTGTTCCCTGAGTTCAGACCaggacag gttCTGCGGTTCCTGCGTCTGTTCGGTCCCGGTAAGAACATGCCGTCAGTGTGGCGCAGCGCtcggaggaagaggaagaagaagcacaaagacacacacttgGACACGCCCACTGCCGACGGCGAATCACAAGCTTCGGAGGGCGGAGACGAGAAGAAATCTGGATGGGATTATGAATATGCCCCGCCCCCTCCGCCAGAGCAGTGCCTGTCTGATGATGAg atcTCCATGATGGCGCCGGtggagtgtaagagtgtgtcgGTGGTGTGTGAGGGCGAGGGCGTGTGTGAGTTGAGGCCGCGTGTTGCAGAGTGGCGCTACGGTCCGGCTCAGCTGTGGTACGACATGCTGGGCGTGCCCGAGGATGGGGCGGGGTTTCACTACGGCCTCAGCCTGCGCCAGGACAGCACCGATACGCccaccgacacacacaccgacacacacaccgacacactcaccgacacacacactgacacacacactgacacacgcactgacacacacactgaaacacgcactgacacacacactgacacacacagtgacacacacagtgacgcACGCACTGACGCAcgcactgatacacacacagatgcactcactgaaacacacactgacacacctgGTGCAGAGCAGAGCAGCGAGCAAGACAAGCAGCAGTCTGAG CTGGAGGACGAACTCTTCCTCATGGTCACACAGCTGCAGTGGGAGGAAGACATCATCTGGAATGGAGAAGACGTGAAACACAAGGGCACTAAGACCCAGAGGGCCAGTCTGGCAGGGTGGCTTCCCTCCAGCATGACCCGCAATGCTAATGCTTACAATGCACAacagg gactgaGTCGCAGTAATTCCCAGCTGATACCCCCGACTCCGCCCCCCATTCCCAAAACTCCCTCAATAACGGGCTCCAAACGCGACAAGCACAGTCAAGAAG tttcccATGAGGGCGATGCTCCGTGGTACTCCATTTTCCCGATCGATAATGAGGAGCTTGTGTACGGACGATGGGAAGACAACATCATCTGGGACGATCAGAACATGGACCGTCTGCTGTGTCCTCCGGTCCTGATCCTCGACCCCAACGATGAGAACATCATACTGG agatcCCCAGTGAGAAGGAAGAGAGGACGTCTCACTCTCCATCTAAAGAGAACAAGAAGGAGTCGTCTCTGAAAAAGAGTCGCATTCTGCTCGGGAAAACGGGCGTCATTAAAGAGGAACCACAACAG aaCATGTCCCAGCCGGAGGTTAAAGACCCATGGAATCTGTCCAATGATGAGTTCTACTACCCCAAACAGCAGGGGCTGAGGGGCACGTTCGGGGGTAACATCATTCAG cactcTATCCCAGCGTTGGAGTTGAGGCAGCCGTTCTTCCCGACCCACATGGGCCCGATGAAGCTGCGCCTGTTCCACCGTCCCTCGCTCAAGAAGTACTCGTTCGGTGCTCTGTCTCAGCCTGGACCTCACTCAGTGCAGCCCCTCCTCAAACACATCAAGAAGAAGgccaag atgagggAGCAGGAGCGACAGGCCTCAGGGGGCGGGGACATGTTCTTCATGCGCACCAATCAGGATCTGACAGGTAAAGACGGAGACCTGATCCTGGCAGAGTACAGTGAGGAGTACCCGCCCCTCATGCTGCAGGTTGGCATGGCAACCAAGATCAAAAACTACTACAAGAGG aagccTGGTAAAGATCCTGGCGCTCCGGACTGTAAGTATGGAGAGACTGTGTACTGCCACACTTCTCCTTTCCTGGGATCACTCCATCCTGGACAACtgctgcag gcatTTGAGAATAACCTGTTCCGAGCTCCCATCTACCTGCACAAGATGCCGGAGACGGATTTCCTGATTCTCCGGACGCGTCAGGGTTACTTCATCCGCGAGGTGTTGGACATATTTGTAGTGGGACAGGAGTGTCCTCTATACGAAGTACCGGGACCCAACTCCAAACGGGCCAACACACACATCCGGGACTTcctacag gtgttTATCTATCGCTTGTTCTGGAAGAGTAAGGATCGGCCGAGACGGATTCGGATGGAGGACATAAAGAAGGCGTTTCCCTCTCACTCCGAAAGCAGCATCCGCAAACGCCTCAAACTCTGCGCAGACTTCAAACGcaccg ggATGGACTCTAACTGGTGGGTGTTGAAGCCGGATTTCCGGCTGCCTACAGAGGAGGAGATCAGAGCCGTGGTGTCTCCTGAGCAGTGCTGCGCTTATTACAGCATGCTGGTAGCAGAGCAGAGGCTCAAg gatgcTGGTTATGGTGAGAAGTCCTTCTTCGCTCCAGAGGAAGAAAATGAGGAAGACTTCCAGATGAAGATCGACGATGAG gtgcgcACAGCTCCGTGGAACACCACCCGTGCATTTATTGCGGCGATGAAGGGAAAGTGTCTGCTGGAGGTCACTGGGGTCGCAGATCCCACCGGCTGTGGAGAGGGATTCAGCTACGTCAAAGTACCAAACAAACCCACACAGcagaag gacgAGCGAGAGCCTCAGCCAGTGAAGAAGACAGTAACAGGAACAGATGCTGATCTGAGACGCCTTTCACTCAAAAACGCCAAACAGCTCCTGCGCAAGTTCGGCGTGCCCGAGGAGGAG attaagAAGCTGTCCCGTTGGGAGGTGATTGACGTCGTGCGCACCATGTCGACGGAGCAGGCGCGTTCAGGAGAGACGCCGATGAGTAAATTCGCTCGCGGGTCGCGGTTCTCCGTCGCTGAACATCAGGAGCGATACAAAGAGGAATGTCAGCGCATATTCGACCTGCAGAacaa ggtGTTGGAGAGTACGGAGGTGTtgtccacagacacagacagcaGTTCTGCGGAGGACAGTGATTTTGAGGAGATGGGGAAGAACATCGAGAACATGCTGCAGAACAAGAAGACGAGTTCTCAGCTGAGCCGTGAgcgtgaggaggaggagaggaaggagcTGCAGCGCATGCTGA tgtgtgtagcgagCGGTCTGTCCACCGGCTCTCATAAAGACGATGACGCGTCCTCGGTGACGAGTCTGAACTCCTCGGCGACGGGGGCGGCG CTGAAGATCTACCGCACGTTCCGTGACGAGGACGGTAAAGAGTACGTGCGCTGTGAGACCGTCCGCAAACCGTCCGTCATCGACGCATACACACGCATCCGCTCCACCAAGGACGACGACTtcat ccgtAAGTTTGCCCTGTTTGATGAGCAGCACAGGGAGGAGATGCGTAAAGAGCGCAGACGCATTCAGGAGCAGCTGCGCAGATTAAAGCGTAACCAGGAGAAGGACAAGTTCAGAGGA CCGCCTGAGAAACGACCCAAGAAGGCCAAGGAGAGACCTGACctcaag CTGAAATGTGGAGCATGCGGTGCGATTGGTCACATGAGGACCAATAAGTTTTGCCCGTTGTACTATCAGACGAATGCTCCGCCCAGTAATCCCGTTGCCATGAcggaggaacaggaggaggagcttgagAAGACGGTCATCCACAACGATAACGAAGAGCTAATTAAAGTGGAGGGAACCAAGATCGTCCTGGGCAAACAGCTCATCGagag tgtaataga GGTGAGGAGGAAGTCTCTGGTGTTGAAGTTCCCTAAACAGCAGCTTCCTCCCAAAAAGAAGAGACGCGTCGGCAGCACGGTCCACTGCGACTACCtcaat CGTCCTCACAAGTCGATCCACCGCAGGAGGACGGACCCGATGGTCACTCTGTCCTCCGTCCTGGAGAGCATCATCAACGACATGAGAGACCACCccaat acgtACCCGTTCCACACACCAGTGAACGGTAAGCTGGTGAAGGATTATTATAAGATCATCACTCGGCCGATGGACCTGCAGACGCTGCGTGAGAACGTGAGGAAGCGGCTGTACCCGTCCCGAGAGGAGTTCAGAGAGAGCGTGGAGCTCATCGTCAAAAACAGCGCCACGTATAAcg gtgcgAAACACCCTCTGACGCAGGTGGCTCAGTCCATGCTGGACCTCTGTGATGAGAAACTGAAAGAG aaggaGGAGCGTCTGGTACGCCTGGAGAAAGCGATTAACCCTCTGttggatgatgatgatcaggTCGCTTTCTCCTTCATCCTCGACAACATCGTCACTCAGAAGATGATGGCCGTGCCTGAG tcgTGGCCGTTTCATCACCCTGTGAATAAGAAGTTTGTTCCTGATTATTATAAAGTCATCATGAACCCCATGGACCTGGAGAACCTccgcaag aaCATCTCCAAACACAAGTATCAGAATCGGGAGATTTTCCTGGCAGATGTTAATCTGATCCACACCAACAGCGTCAAATACAATG GTCCTGACAGCTCTTACACTAAGACAGCTCTGGAGATTGTCAATGTGTGCAAGCAGACTTTAGCAGAG tatgATGAACACCTGACTCAGCTGGAGAAGGATATCTGTACAGCTAAAGAAGCTGCTCTGGATGCTGCTGACCTTGAGAGTCTGGATCCACTCACACCTGGACCATACACTCCTCAg cctgatgtgtgtgtgactctgcAGGGAGATGTTAGCCTGTTAGCCGAGGCTACGCTCGTTCCTCCCGCTCCTCAGAAACGAGGGGGGCAG ggccGTGGGCGGGGCCGAATGGGAGAGGAGGAGTCTGATGTTGATATTGAAGGatttgaagatgatgatgacggCAAACCCAAAACACCTGCTccg gctgagGAAGGAGACctggatgatgaagatgaggatgatgatgagatgCTGTTGCCGGGGCGTGGCCAtctggaggatgaggaggaggaggatgatgaaggCTCGAGCAGGCCGGTGCAGTCCAGCGTCCTCTACCAGGACctgctgatgtcagagggagAGGACGAGTGCAGCGACGAGGAGGGAGACAACCCcttctcct CCATCCACCTATCAGAGAGTGGGAGTGACAGTGATCGGGAGGTGGGGCATCAGGAATCCACCCGCATGGGCATGGAGCACGAGGAGAGCATGATGTCGTACGAGGGGGAGGGGCCTGACgaggacacacacatggaggacAGCATCGTCAG ttATGGCAGCTATGATGACGGAGACAGCCGACACcaggggcggggcttcagtCCTGAAGGGGAGGGGCATGAACAAGGGGAGGGGCCCGGGGATGGAGTGAgtgatgaggaggaagaggaggaggaagacgaGAGTGAGGAGCGGAGGAGGGGGCCGAGCGTGCTGACCCGTGTCCAGCTCAGTGAGGACGAGGAGGACAGCGAGGACTTCCAGTCTATCGGCGGGGACAGTGACATGGACTCGgataactaa
- the igbp1 gene encoding immunoglobulin-binding protein 1, translated as MASAEERVQTADAEAPPLKLSDLLDSGWKLYEELEKSNEPTNSDSVQIKIKRGIKQLEEATRMVSQLDLFSRNEELDEISTADLKFLLLPALLAALVMKQVGVAQRLERVQTARSHFLDFLRRCKDYNISSFHMPRDAQDAEGTSSGAESDTPSPAHHAQPDLITMATQRQAKIERYKQQKQMEQKLAELRALVDGGSVDEEVMREFYLLQVRRWITLALEEIESIDQEVQILRRMPALSQAPAQKPRRAPMKPFILTKDAVQARVFGAGYPSLPTMTVDDWYEQHRRRGCLPDQGIPQSTVDVDAEEREKEEKERKEEEDDEEALQKARDWDNWKDTHRRGYGNRQNMG; from the exons ATGGCGTCTGCAGAGGAACGCGTCCAAACAGCAGATGCCGAAGCTCCGCCGCTGAAACTGTCAGATTTGTTAGATTCAGGATGGAAATTATATGAAGAGTTAGAGAAGAGCAACGAGCCGACAAACTCCGACTCTgtacagattaaaataaaacgCGGAATTAAACAGCTGGAGGAGGCGACGAGGATGGTGTCACAGCTCGACCTGTTCAG ccgtAACGAGGAGCTGGATGAGATCTCCACAGCGGATCTGAAGTTCCTGTTGTTACCTGCGCTGCTGGCTGCGTTGGTGATGAAGCAGGTGGGCGTGGCTCAGCGGTTGGAGCGTGTGCAGACGGCACGTTCTCACTTCCTGGACTTCCTCAGGCGCTGTAAAGATTACAACATCAGCTCGTTCCACATGCCCCGAGACGCCCAGGACGCGGAGGGGACGTCCTCAGGGGCGGAGAGTGACACACCGAGCCCCGCCCACCATGCCCAGCCTGACctcatcaccatggcaacacagAGACAAGCCAAAAtcgagag gtataAGCAGCAGAAGCAGATGGAGCAGAAGCTGGCTGAGCTCAGAGCGCTGGTGGATGGAGGTTCGGtggatgaggaggtgatgagggAGTTTTACCTGTTACAGGTGCGCAGGTGGATCACGCTCGCTCTGGAGGAAATCGAGTCCATTGACCAGGAAGTCCAGATCCTCAGGAGGATGCCTGCTCTCAGTCAG GCTCCAGCTCAGAAACCGAGACGAGCACCGATGAAGCCCTTCATCCTCACTAAAGACGCAGTGCAGgccag ggtgtttGGTGCAGGGTATCCCAGTCTTCCCACCATGACAGTAGACGACTGGTATGAACAGCACAGAAGGAGAGGATGTTTACCGGACCAGGGCATCCCTCAgagcacag tggaCGTGGATGCAGAGGAGCgagagaaggaagaaaaggagaggaaagaggaagaggatgatgaAGAGGCTTTACAGAAGGCCAGAGACTGGGACAACTGGAAAGACACACACCGTCGAGGATACGGCAACCGCCAGAACATGGGCTag
- the zgc:158432 gene encoding uncharacterized protein zgc:158432, whose product MRVFLCVCFIATFVCRADGQVDTNICDKKGDFEPCSGDWNCNLYVSKCFCKSEKPYCRCNNYIDEFYLGTSCSQKWTTLSFALVATLPGVALAVVVGLAVHLAHTFGKSSKSNGAGNALTHIPEEDLFPGVVFASDLKSPPSAQPLPPSKPTPVQVPMVSSWPYSAPDNTRPAFDRPPRGAPYSLPPSPQTLGVPDRPGQQPYSYTGGGAQVLSNPYARARNPYEEHNVSAEPYNQPVSPRAYEEQRMSPPPPPSYNAPENRSVFPRAQIGRMY is encoded by the exons ATGCgggtctttctgtgtgtgtgtttcatcgCCACATTCGTCTGTAGAGCAGATGGACAAGTGGACACaaaca TCTGTGACAAGAAAGGAGACTTTGAGCCTTGCTCAGGAGACTGGAACTGTAATTTATATGTCAGCAAGTGCTTCTGCAAGTCAGAAAAACCTTACTGCAG ATGTAATAATTATATTGATGAGTTTTATCTCGGGACGAGCTGCTCTCAGAAATGGACGACGTTGTCCTTTGCCCTCGTAGCGACACTTCCTGGAGTTGCACTGGCGGTTGTGGTCGGACTCGCTGTTCACCTCGCACACACGTTCGGGAAATCCAGCAAGAGCAACGG AGCAGGGAATGCACTCACTCACATTCCGGAAGAGGACTTGTTCCCTGGAGTGGTTTTTGCATCTGACTTGAAA TCTCCTCCGAGCGCTCAGCCGCTTCCTCCTTCCAAACCCACACCAGTGCAGGTTCCCATGGTGTCCTCTTGGCCATACAG tGCACCTGATAACACACGCCCTGCTTTTGACAGACCACCACGGGGGGCCCcgtacag tcTGCCCCCCTCACCACAGACTCTGGGTGTGCCTGACAGGCCGGGACAGCAGCCCTACAg ctacacagggggcggggctcaGGTGCTCAGTAACCCGTACGCCAGAGCGAGGAACCCGTACGAGGAGCACAATGTGTCTGCAGAACCGTACAACCAGCCGGTGTCTCCCCGAGCTTACGAGGagcag AGGATGTCTCCGCCCCCTCCTCCGTCCTACAATGCTCCTGAAAATCGCAGTGTGTTTCCTCGAGCTCAAATCGGCCGCATGTACTGA